The genomic DNA TTTTGGTTTTATAACCAATAGAAAGTTGTTCTGTTTTTAAGATTATATGTTTGCTTTTTTCTTTCATTAATTTTTATTGCTTTGTCATGCTGAAATTGATTCAGGATCCATGTGGATTCCGCATCAAGTGCGGAATGACAATGGTGTTTTTTTTATTTAAAATATCATTTTACGCTTTCTCACTAACAACCATATTACTACAGGAGCGCCAATTAAACTTGTAATAGCGTTTATTGGTAATGTATAATCTGTATTTGGTAATTGTGCAATGCTATCGCAAATAAGCATAATTATAGCGCCAAATAAAAATACGGCCGGCAATAATATTTTATGGTTTGATGTATTAAAAACTTGCCTAGTAATATGTGGTATTGCTAAACCAATAAAAGCAATTGGTCCTGCAAAAGCTGTAATTGTTCCTGCAAGTAAACTTGTTGCAATTATAATTATTAAGCGACTTTGTTTAATATTTAAACCTAAACTTTTTGCATAGTTTTCTCCTAATAATAATGTGTTTAATGCTTTTATAGATGCTATACTAAATAGTAAGCCTACACTATAAATTAATGCAAATATTTTGAGTTCGTTCCATTGTAAATCGCCAAGACTTCCAAAACCCCAAAAAATGTATTGTTGTAACTCTTCGGCAGAACTAAAATACGACAGTACACTAACTACCGCAGCTGTAATACTACCAAACATAAGCCCGATAATTAAAATCGCCATAGTATCGCGCACACGAGAAGATACTATTAAAACCGTAAGTAAAACTAAAAAACTACCTAAACTTGCGGAGATAACTAAACTCCATTTAGAGATAAGTAATGTTGCAAAAAAGCCACCTAAAACCGATGATCCCATAATAATAAGTGCAACACCTAAACTTGCACCAGACGTTATGCCTAAAACAAATGGTCCTGCTAATGGATTGCGAAATAAGGTTTGCATTAATAAACCAGATATGCCTAAACCTGAACCAACTAATATGGCTGTTATGGCTTTTGGTAATCTATAGTTTAGAATAATGTAATTATCTGCATTACCTGTTAAGCTATTAAATACAGTATTAAAAGGTATAGAAATAGAACCTAAACTAACATTCGCAAAAAAGAGTATAATTAATACAATTATTAGAATGATAAAAGAAAGTTTATATGATTTTGATGTTACCAATTAGTCTAATTTTTTAAAGAAAAAAGGCTCGTAATTTTCTAATAATTCTGGATGACAAACTTTAATAATATCTTTTAAAACTAGATCTGGTCTTGCAGTGCCTAACTCATAATATAAA from Lacinutrix sp. 5H-3-7-4 includes the following:
- a CDS encoding iron ABC transporter permease — protein: MVTSKSYKLSFIILIIVLIILFFANVSLGSISIPFNTVFNSLTGNADNYIILNYRLPKAITAILVGSGLGISGLLMQTLFRNPLAGPFVLGITSGASLGVALIIMGSSVLGGFFATLLISKWSLVISASLGSFLVLLTVLIVSSRVRDTMAILIIGLMFGSITAAVVSVLSYFSSAEELQQYIFWGFGSLGDLQWNELKIFALIYSVGLLFSIASIKALNTLLLGENYAKSLGLNIKQSRLIIIIATSLLAGTITAFAGPIAFIGLAIPHITRQVFNTSNHKILLPAVFLFGAIIMLICDSIAQLPNTDYTLPINAITSLIGAPVVIWLLVRKRKMIF